A single region of the Epinephelus moara isolate mb chromosome 12, YSFRI_EMoa_1.0, whole genome shotgun sequence genome encodes:
- the si:ch211-153j24.3 gene encoding protein c-Fos, translating into MHPDSSTEFDSSSSCSTASPGGDTPGCSQHPPDSLSSSVDSAKDTETGAADSFVPTVTAISTSPDLRWMVQPTVITSVSPSAGRAKTRTHGSSQSPSPPAGATKAKPSNRKGLKDKPSKEEEERRRIRRERNKIAAAKCRNRRRELIDTLQAETDKLEDEKSALQTEIADLLKEKERLEQILVSHEPSCKLPANDDGDDDDDEDNEDDVNTMLQDPPASPQLLSILENGKTPESNTTIGEAPIGQDMDSDPCIPAAAILGNSNILLCSSAEEEALEDLKGDDLDDLVPSLEMAVTPEMAASVPDIDLSGPFCLSDWETLYKSVANDLESLSTPVMSSSPTCSNYRTVFSFNYSEIDSLAEGFESLKGSLGASELMKDSLNSPTLLAL; encoded by the exons ATGCATCCAGACTCCAGCACTGAGTTCGACTCATCGTCCAGCTGTAGCACAGCATCGCCTGGCGGGGACACCCCTGGGTGCAGCCAGCATCCTCCTGACTCGCTTTCATCATCAGTGGACAGCGCCAAG GATACTGAGACCGGTGCAGCAGACTCCTTTGTTCCGACTGTGACTGCAATCTCAACCTCGCCGGATCTAAGGTGGATGGTGCAGCCGACAGTCATCACATCTGTCTCTCCGTCTGCCGGCCGTGCAAAGACCAGAACTCACGGCTCGAGCCAGTCGCCTTCCCCCCCGGCAGGTGCAACCAAGGCAAAGCCCTCCAACAGGAAGGGGCTGAAAGACAAG ccttccaaagaggaggaggagaggaggaggatcaGGAGGGAGAGGAACAAGATTGCTGCAGCGAAGTGTCGCAACAGACGGAGGGAGCTGATAGACACTCTGCAAGCT GAAACGGACAAGCTTGAAGATGAGAAGTCTGCCCTCCAGACAGAGATAGCCGACctgctgaaggagaaggagaggctgGAGCAGATCTTAGTCTCCCACGAACCATCCTGCAAACTCCCTGCAAATGACgacggtgatgatgatgatgatgaggataatGAAGATGATGTTAACACAATGCTGCAGGATCCTCCGGCCTCCCCACAGCTGCTGTCCATCTTAGAGAATGGAAAAACCCCAGAGAGCAACACAACCATTGGAGAAGCCCCAATTGGTCAAGACATGGACAGTGACCCCTGCATCCCTGCTGCAGCCATTTTGGGGAACTCCAACATCCTCCTGTGCTCAAGCGCTGAAGAGGAGGCTCTGGAGGACTTGAAAGGAGATGACCTGGACGACCTGGTGCCCAGCCTGGAGATGGCAGTGACTCCAGAGATGGCTGCGTCCGTCCCCGACATAGACCTGAGCGGCCCCTTCTGCCTCTCAGACTGGGAAACCCTGTACAAGTCTGTGGCGAACGACCTTGAATCTTTGAGCACACCCGTCATGTCTTCCAGTCCCACTTGTAGCAATTACCGCACAGTGTTTTCCTTTAATTACTCCGAGATTGATTCCTTGGCTGAGGGCTTCGAGAGCCTCAAAGGCAGCCTTGGTGCGTCTGAGTTAATGAAAGATAGTCTTAACTCTCCAACACTTCTGGCCTTGTGA